In the genome of Daucus carota subsp. sativus chromosome 9, DH1 v3.0, whole genome shotgun sequence, the window tattggagtacaaattataattttttagtttaattataaataatatctctgattattcaaatttatatataatttatcatttataagtagtattaaacataattatcaattaatcattaatatcttttaactttaacaagcattatgattgttgttctgcttataagttatattgcagaacataatgtcctacgatttataaaagtaattgttctgTCTTTTGATTACAgtgtttatgttgtagaacataatctgcaggttgtcggatgtttacaaatattgtagaacacaaaaaatgaagattttggatgactagattatattgtatgaatcttgtactccaatactccaatattttttgtactccattgaacttgactctatatatatataatatctggcttatcaaaaaaaatacaaaatcccGTATAACAATGTTATTgtcattatcattaaaataattgttCATGTTGAAAAGGACAAAAACACAAGATAAATGAAAGTTATTTAACAAAACTCTACAACCTTTATTAATAAGTGAAACTTTCTTTCGGGAAACATCAAAAATACAAATATCAAAGTATCAAATTATGGTaatctataataaaatttttgatttaataataattagtaTGATATTATGAAAAAACTTCATTTTAGTTAGAATTTTATAAAGTAACGACTATTCCACCAACAGAATTATATCGTGAACATacttattcattttaatttttaaaacttaaacaatttaatttataaaacatcTCTATAGAATTCTTCCCGTGTTTTAGTATTAAaacaaattagggttttgtatttatatcataAGCCAAATCCATAAAAATTTTGGGATAGTTTTTATAGACACACAAATGATGTTACTAATATAGCCTAGTCTCGTTCTTCTTTAGATCCCTTGTTTCACTCCGATAGTATCATAGATCATGTCTCGGGCGGTACTCTTGCTCTTCCCCGGCTAGACTTTTTAGAATCAAATAAAAAACagtttatattgatataatttgtCAGAtctatattaatacaaaatttaattcaaatcatTTCCCTTACAAGATTGTGACAAAAGACTGAGGAAGGAATGATAATATAGTCATGACAAACCCAAAATCTTATGATAATGATGTCATTGCCACTATTATCCTTATAATATAGTCATGACAAACCCAAAATCTTATGATAATGATGTCATTGCCACTGTCATCCTTAACAATAATTCATGTGGCAGCATATCTTAAACGAAGCAAAAAACAAGatattgtaaaaaaaatgataataaattagttattaatcatagttattaaaaaaaattaaaaattttgttggAATTCAATACCGATTTGTCAAACGACAACTACCAGCACTAGACTTACAACAACTTCAACTAGCGCTACACATGGAAATTAtctattagaattttaaaacaattatgaattaaaaaattaaatattgctAAAGATTAAAGACCTTGGCACCTTGCATAATTTATTTCTTCAAATCATAAAAAACACTtagttaaaataaaacatatcatgctaaaaaattcatataataacaCTTATTTGAGGAAAAATATAGAATaggattaaatattaatatatagaaagtgTGATATCTAAATGACGATAGTATCTTATGCCTCTGAGGTCAGATCCAGTCGCTTAAGTGTGACTTACCTGGTTCATGTGATTTACAGACTATTGCGTGAGCTGGTGGATTTATCCAGTGCGCACCCAAAAGGTAGTTGCTGCGGATTCCTACacgcaaaaaaaagaaaagcaaaaaaataatgataGTATGTGTAAGTAAATTAAGAAAGATGATAAtgttatcaaataaaaatattttatagtaataataaataaaaaattttgaaaatttatttaatgcAGTTCTTGACACGGGTTATAAACTATTTTAGAGGTAAATCTATGaataaataatagaaaaaaaatagctattataagaataataaagtataataaattttataatttgaacaAAATGAAGAGAATAAACTATCGGCAATTTTTCTACAGATATATCAACATTGGTTGCATAATTAAGTAGTAATAATTTATACATGAAAAGACTAATGTGATACAAGCAAGGGACAAAGTCACcatcaaaataatttgagatGAAAAGTAAAGGGGTCCACATTTTTATATGCAGTAGCCAGTAGTGTTCGAACAAAAGTATCTCATGATTAGATAAGTTCGATTTCATATTGGATTTAGAGGCGACAAAACTGTGATTGGTTTGAATTTGGTTCCCGTAAAATGGATTCAATTTGGATAAATGAATCAAAATTATTTCtaaatcacatattaataaatatgattataGTTTTAGTTTCAGTTATGGATAAACTAGTTTAATaagtaaaaacaaatattatataatgaacaaaaattaatacactaaaatgacaatataataaatagtaaatataacaATAGCTTGTGAGGGTTTGTGAGTTGATTTAGTGGTTCAAACACTTGACTTCCATGAAAAAGATCTTGAGTGAAAATCCCGGGATGTGTGAGATATTCTCTATGACAGACTTCTAAAATTGACTTTTCTCGTGATACCGTCGTATTTTGActtctaattatttataatatttcacaTATATTAATACAAGCGAatgtgatttatatatatttgtactaaaatatcttttttttaaaaaaatttgaaatttctttGAGAATAGATAACTGGCAtatttagtgggtgtttgggagcTAGTAATTCAGGACTTAAAAGCCTAGAAGTGGGCTTCCTCTTTTTTTATGGCCGTTTGGCAAACTCTCTGCCGCGCTTAATTCAAGAAGAAAAAGCTCAGAAAAAAGCTACAAAACATAGCTTCTTTTGCAGCTCAACTTCTTTcgatcaacttttttttttttaacacaaaACCATATCTCTTCCACATATAAACCGCTTCCTTCTTATTTACTGTTAAATACGAATATGCCTtttaatatagtaaatatatatttgttaataaataactaaatattaaataatattttaatattaaactaCAACCGATTTTTAATCCAATTAATCCTAAATCGGGAtttcaaccgattaggtccgatttcTTGATTTCTATAACACCGCTtgtgacaaaaaataaaaattatgaatatctcCCATATTATGTAGGAGAAAACAAATTTCTTTCGAATTTAGATTATTCCCGtacaaatcatttatttataaaaaagataattttcaGACTcatttataagttaagttatccaaacacttaaaaaacttataagtcacggtatccaaacacttgtaagagcttataagtccaaaccaacttctcagttataatccacttctttactttaagtaataagTCATTTCTTTTAAGTCCAGCCAAACGGCCATTCAAAAGATTTCTTGACAATTGTGATTGATGATGATGTGATGATggtgttaaaaattaattaattttgtacaGAGGAAGGATATCTGTTTTTTTGCATATGacgaattatttattataaaaatgtatattaactttttagaaaatcaagaaataataaattagtttCAATAATAACAATACGTATATCGAATACTCGTTTATAGATATGTTTTAGTGAAAATTTAAGAAAAGCTACTTGTTGGTGGATTGGTTGGGTAGCACATGAGCTAAAGAGAAattgccctatatatatatatcctaatTTTATATATCTGATGCCCGAAATAACCAACATCGCTGCAGGGGTTCAATTTATCCACACGATCTCGCATCCAAGAAATGCGAGTATGATATTGTAAAATAAAACCCCGCTGCTCTACTTCCCATCTATTAACCCAACATATACACACTAACCCAACATTAACACACAAACCCaacatatacacacaattcACGCCCAATTGAACAAAGTGCCTTCTTATATCCTCTCCGTTGCCAGTGCTTTTCGAAGATTTTTTACTGTCAATGAAGACTATATCAATTTAGATCAACTTCGACTATATGTAAGTTTTAATATCACTTTTGGGGCTTTTTATATTGAATTGGCTTGATTATATTGTGATATAGTGACATTTATAGGTTTTGTTGGtgaattttaattgatatttgtaatattttttgttatatgtGTGCGGGAAGAATTATTAAAATAGCAGCAATTACCAAATATGAagatgttgatgtgaagcttgaTAGGCCAGTTGAAGAAATAATGATAGAGCAAGGGACTGAAGTTGTTGAAAAATAGAAAATGGCTAATTAGTTCAAGTGATGTCACGCTTTTGTAGTTTTTGGAAAAGAAATCTAGTAGTGTAAACTGACACTTATAGTATCGGGGGATTACATAATTAAAAGAAGACGCATAAGGCATATGCGTATGCGCGAATATGAGGCTTCTGAATTTGAGGTGAGAATTTGGGTAGGGTATATCACGCATCTTATGGATGCGTATGCGGAGAATGGGATACACGCATCTGCTGAATGCGTGTTTGTCTGGTTAATTTGGGCCCCTGCCGCGCCCCTGGTTAATTTGGGCAACAACTATAAAAAAACAGTTATTTTGGGCCTTCACCTTGAGCTAAATCCATAATCAGTGTTTGGTTGGTTagtgtttgtattgaaatagaacacgttagagttaaaaaaaaaattatatgaaagttttgttaaaaacatatattcaaaattagatatttataattttatttttaacatcgttataattttttattgataatgtATTGTCATGAGTGTTCTTAGTATTTAAAACCATTTAACAATGTAACAGTAATAAACCTCCACATGTTGTAGACTTATAGTTTTAGAGGGAGAGTACCAAACaacatgttggcttattatagtatattatagtatagactCATACATGAAACCCTCATATTATGACTTTTTTGAACCCAAGTGGCGAGGTGGATACGAGATGCTGATATGAGTATcattattaatgtttttttcttattttttgaaaaataataataacaaaaaaatatttatatgtacaaataaatgttaataataataatatttatgattttttatttaataaataatttaatttaatcagtaacatgataatattttaaattaaataaattaaattcaacatTTATCCAAACACATTATATGAGAATTCATACTTTAACCCCATACCATCCCAACTCCATTCTTAATTCCAACCCTATACCTCCCTCGTACCACCCAAATCTGTTTTAATtaaagcaagtccaatggtgatgTTAAAATAGACCTagctatttttataatttgaaaccaaaaagtgatttttggtgctaaaatagaacttatGGTCCAATGGTAAATGCAAAATAGAACCAAACATATCCAAATAAAGCTATATTCTCACTATATAATGTTAAAgtacataattatatttgtcactattactttattaatgtattttgtcacttgcatgcttatgtggcaattatagcacTATCTATACTTGATTCTATatttagaaccaagtatagcattttgctattttacattcaagtttagcatcccattggagttgagttttgtgctggggtgctatattatagcaatagcacctaCTTTAGCACctccattggacttgctcttactatCCTGTACTGCTCCACGAACCAAACGACTCCTAAATCTTTAAAATCGGATATACACTCAATAGTAGTACACCTATTGATATTTAAGATCTGATTTTATAACATTTGTTTAGGTGTCGGCGAATCACGGCGACCAGCATATCGAAAAGAATGATCTTGGCAGCTTAACTGGAAATGAGAAAGAAATGGTCACCTCACTCGTATCACAACGTCCAATTAAGCAAGGCATATGATGAATTGATGATAATGTATTATGCAATGTGACAAACCAGAAAGTACAAAACTATTAAAGTGTGAGCAAGACCTTAACTACTGTTAACTAGTTAGCGACTTCTAACTGCAGTTAAACTAAAAGGTAAAGTACCTTTCACATGCATTTAAccaaattttatgtatatttcgatgaataatgataaaatttttttttttttaaacaaaggtgttaatctaataataaaaagtcatacgaCATCTataccaatgatcgagtcgaacaaacagtaattTGCAATTGACTGTTCTCATAAAGAGAcggttaaataatattttgaagaaaatgtatatacaaatacaagtacccgcttcatgcattctcgttgaattactggtactCTCTTTATCATGTCATGACAGAGCTAttgtttgagctatcgaccaaaacggtgattccatacaaactttcatcaccaaatcaagaccccgcttacaattaagaagcgaaaaacaaaactctcaccagggagagaaaacaaccttagatctgaagcagaaccacagaaacaagagaaatcggactgaaaatccacccgcttgaaacagagaagaaagacaacgaaatctccgatgattttagatctaagaattctcCCGAGAATAGATCCGGAAcaaaaccacaaaaacaagagaaatcagacTGAAACTCTcccgcttggaagagagacgacgaaatctccgatggttttagatctaagtttTTCGAGAagatgtattattcaaaaactaggAAGAAAAACAAAGCAATCAAGTGATTcagggctttccaccggtgaaaaccgatggaagccccaggAGGCTACAAcaagagagaggctagagagaattAGGGATAGGAGAGAGGCCAAAGAGAATTCCACTCTCGGCTTTGTCAGTTATGAAatactttcttttttctctcgtttgagagtcgactcccgtGTCAGGATTTCAGCCGTCACTTCTCCGCCTTCTTGATCTTTCATCTTTTCATCAATTAACCCGTTTGCTTTCTCATCCCCTCTATTATTttactagtttttttttaaataaaatcaagatctaATCTTGTTGAGTACCTTGCTATCAAATTTGTCAGTTTTTTCCATCTTTTTAGGATGTGAGTgtgtgcccatctttttgggatgtgaGTGTGTACCCATCTTTTTGGAATGTTATAgtgtgcccatctttttgggatgttagTGTTATATTTTGGTATGTCAGTGTTATATTTTGGTGTTCCTATGTGTCTTGATATGTGTTTCGATTATCATTCCGAAAAGGATTTATACTGTATTTTGGTAGATCTGTAAGACTCGCATCGATTTTGGAACGATGGTGGATaccgcaagagctcaccttttacaacaaataattgttcatgttttggggaCGTTTGGTGCTCTAGGATCAGTTGATTTGACTGATAGTTCTAAACATTGGGCTATATATGATACtcatgtgaaggtcaattgcgatgctaCTAATTTCATAagtgatgtaggttggattgctcgagatatcattgtaatacttttttaatcaaagaatatgaatattctatgtgttaagcgatctgaaaacaaaacgactatttgtttagttcgttctttgtttcataatcagattgtagttgacagttcgggGGTTTATCTCGGCTGGATTTGCTTCGTcctaataaaatcatttgtttgtcaaaaaaatgatgaaataCCTAAGGGAGAAGTGAATTTCTTTTTTctcattataatttatatataaagaatcGGTCCCCTGGTTAAGCTAATCAATTGATGGTTTGAGACCCCAAAACCCCGACCATTTTAAGATTTAAATAAgtttttatgattaaataacTTAAAgaaattttgatgataataaCTTCAAAgtaaattgtttaaaaaaattcttatttttgtaaatcTAATTATAGCACAATATAAATGGGTGcctaaaaatatctaaaaaatcatataaattcaggTGTTAATGATTAGAAAAATGTGTCATTATAAATTCGACTTGAGACACAAAAATGTTTGAACTCGGATGATGTATGAATCAACTCTAATACAAACTAGTGAAATACAAATCAATACGATTAAGTAGAATACAAAGAGTTTTGAAATGCGCATAGACCTGCAAATGAGCCAAAGTCTAAATGGGGTCTAATAGAGTCACAGTGAAGCTAGTGAGACGTGGTAGGATTAAGTTTTGGCTTTAAATACTTTTTGTAGCCTGTGTAGTTTTTGTGTGGAGTCTTGGTAATACTCTAGCAGGCCAGAGATGATTGAGTGGGGACGAAAGTGAGTCCTATTTAAATGATGACATTAAGGGTTCGGGTCCGAGATGATTGAGTGGGGACGAAGATGAGTCCTATTTAGATGATGACATATAGGGTTCGGGTGATAAATGTATGGTGAGTAATGTTGTTTTTGGATGGTTTTTTGtacattagttttttttttagtgaTCTGTATTTGAGCgattgtatatatacatataaattgtggttaaattttataatttaaatatataaaatacaaattgtATACTGCGAAATCAACTGGCAGAATATTTATCGTGTTTTcggatattattattttatagtttTCATAAATCTTGGTGGAAACTGCAGAGTACTGTACAAAAGACAATAaagatatattattacaatgatagatataataaaatgaaaatacatATAGATATGTactatgtatgtatgtatagctTCATCTTGAGCTTTGCTTGTACTGCCTTCTCTCACTGCACCTGCAAATTCCCGACCCTTTCGCCGTTTTATACGACTCGTAAGttcttctctcttctctctctcctctctgcttccctcctctctctctctctccctccatcTCTCtgcaacatatatacatattcttGGGAAATGAGACTGAAGATTATACTTCTTGGGAAGCTAGTAATTACATGTGGATTATACATATATGCTTGAAATCCAAGATTTTATGACTGCCCACATGCTCAAAATTTGATCTTTACAACTTATTTAAATGTTTTTGAGGTAGCTTTTAGAGCTTGAGCTACTTGTGTGTTGATCTTTGAGTTATGTTCTGTTTGTTTAGTGTTTAATTTGGTAAGGGCTATTATTAAATTGTGGGTTTATTTAAAGATTATTGTGTGGTTATCAGATTTCAACTTCTAATGATTGAATCTTGAAGAATATGAtatggttaattaattatgttaGATTGGGTTTTTCTCCAAGTATCTTTTGGATTAATTATTAAAGAATTGGTTTTGACTGATTTTATATTGTCTTTGGTACTGTTAtggaattatatatgtgtttgattATGACATTAGTATAAGTAAGATTTAAATAATCAGAGTCTTGATACATACATGTACTTACTTATTCTATATTAAGATTAAAGAAACCCTTGATTTTAGCTGGATTTGTCTTGTATTAGTGAGAGTTTAAGTCACTCTTTGACGTCATGAGTTTCTTAATTTGTCAACTCATGGAATATTTTGTTTGCTGATTGTGTTTTGTTTTGGATTTCAGTACAGGTTAAGAGGTCCTTGATCTGTGAATTTGAAGTAAAGGGTATAAGTCTGGTGGGTGATAAAGAATAGCCCTTTGTGCTCGATTTGACTGATTTTGTTGTAGTTATAATTTGGACCTGAAGTTATGCCCCTCTCGGAGTTTTACGGAACATCAAAGGGGAAAGTTGAAGGTTCCCGTTCGACTGATCTCGCTTTTGTGTAAGTTAATCAATAACTTTCCTTTATATGTTAAAATGAgcttttatgtataattttagtttatagACTTCACTTTTTCTTATTAAGTAGTATTCATGGTTTTATTGATGGATTTGAATGCAGACCGAACACTGGGCTTGTTGAGTTAGTATGCGAAAATGGTCAAATTGTGATGCAAGATCAGTCCATTAATAGAAAGGCTCCCAAGATGCCTACGAACAATTTTCATTTTCAGACACCACGATTCCTTGATAAGGATGTAGAGATTGAAACTGGTTCCAAGGTGGGAAAATATGGAACAATTGATTCCATATATAGTGATATCACTACGTCTGCGCCATTGACTGAACCAGTTCTGACTCAAGATGATGACATGGCACAGTGGTTTAACTATCCTATCGAGGATCCTCTTCAACAAGACTACTGTTCTGATTTCCTGCCAGAGCTATCTGGTGTTACTGTAAATGAACCCTCAATGCGGAATAGTTTTGCCTCTACTGAGAAGAGAGATCGATATAATCAGGTAGTTAGAAATTCACATACTGTTTCAGTGCAAAATAATGAGATGGCTCCAGGGCAAGGAAGTGCATCAAAGCCACCTCCTTCAAAGTATGCCCCATCATATCATTGGTCAATGCCACAAGGGCAAGCATCAGTTTCATCTGTTGGATCAAGAGTTTCAGATATACAACATGAAGCTTCTGGTAATCTGGTTTCTTCACAAACTCCCACAGGTCATCTCCCTAACATGAAGATGCAAAAGCAAGAGTCTGGATTGCCTAGAAGTAACTCTAGCTTGTTGAACTTCTCTCATTTCTCAAGACCTGCTGCCATAGCCAGAGCTAATATTCAAAATGCTTCCAGTATCCCCCCTGTGGCTTCATCAGCTGCAGATAGGATGGTAGTGAATGATACACTGCCTCTTGGCAGTGGTAGAAATCCAGCAGAATCTACACAACTCGACCAAAATTGTTTATCAAGAAAAGAAATGAACTATCACACTCAACCTAATTTTGTGTCCACTAAGGTAGATTCAACAAGAGCGGAGCCTATACAAGTGGAGGAGTCACTTCCTCTTGGAAGATCTGATGCTGTTTGTAGAGAAGAtgccaataataataataaggacaAGTCGTCTAATCCATATATTGGTGGAACTAGAGCCAAAGGAGTGCTAGAAAATGAAAAAGCTGGTGAGCCTGTAGGTGCTTCTTCATCTGTGTGCTCGGGCAATAGTGTAGAAAAAACTTCTAATGACAGGAGAACAAATGCGAAAAGGAAAAAATGTCGAGATGCTGAGGAGTCGGAAGGACAGAGTGAAGTAAGTTTTCACCAAATAAACTCCGCTCTCTACacacaagcacatgttaaaataCTGACACGAATACCTTTATCAGGATGTAGAAGAAGAATCTGCGGGTGTTAAAAAAGCAGCTCCTGTGCGAGG includes:
- the LOC108202420 gene encoding transcription factor PIF3 isoform X2 is translated as MPLSEFYGTSKGKVEGSRSTDLAFVPNTGLVELVCENGQIVMQDQSINRKAPKMPTNNFHFQTPRFLDKDVEIETGSKVGKYGTIDSIYSDITTSAPLTEPVLTQDDDMAQWFNYPIEDPLQQDYCSDFLPELSGVTVNEPSMRNSFASTEKRDRYNQVVRNSHTVSVQNNEMAPGQGSASKPPPSKYAPSYHWSMPQGQASVSSVGSRVSDIQHEASGNLVSSQTPTGHLPNMKMQKQESGLPRSNSSLLNFSHFSRPAAIARANIQNASSIPPVASSAADRMVVNDTLPLGSGRNPAESTQLDQNCLSRKEMNYHTQPNFVSTKVDSTRAEPIQVEESLPLGRSDAVCREDANNNNKDKSSNPYIGGTRAKGVLENEKAGEPVGASSSVCSGNSVEKTSNDRRTNAKRKKCRDAEESEGQSEDVEEESAGVKKAAPVRGGSGSKRSRAAEVHNLSERRRRDRINEKMRALQELIPNCNKVDKASMLDEAIEYLKTLQLQVQIMSMGAGMYMPPMMLPTGMQQFHAAHLPHFSPMGVGMGMGMGMGFGMNMLDMNGGPRGCSMIPMSTMQGAHFPSPHMSAAASFQGVAGGNLPVFGQPSQGFPMSAAGAQLAPMSGQIPIKSASGMIGLKMGVNVEVSKSVPAPTMDSKNLMKTGNLQEMQNADARISLNTQSSQFHTPNEEFDQSALVRKTDQGPDGGRTDVGGSTDDNSTRKNDTLPSRDASSD
- the LOC108202420 gene encoding transcription factor PIF3 isoform X1, with amino-acid sequence MPLSEFYGTSKGKVEGSRSTDLAFVPNTGLVELVCENGQIVMQDQSINRKAPKMPTNNFHFQTPRFLDKDVEIETGSKVGKYGTIDSIYSDITTSAPLTEPVLTQDDDMAQWFNYPIEDPLQQDYCSDFLPELSGVTVNEPSMRNSFASTEKRDRYNQVVRNSHTVSVQNNEMAPGQGSASKPPPSKYAPSYHWSMPQGQASVSSVGSRVSDIQHEASGNLVSSQTPTGHLPNMKMQKQESGLPRSNSSLLNFSHFSRPAAIARANIQNASSIPPVASSAADRMVVNDTLPLGSGRNPAESTQLDQNCLSRKEMNYHTQPNFVSTKVDSTRAEPIQVEESLPLGRSDAVCREDANNNNKDKSSNPYIGGTRAKGVLENEKAGEPVGASSSVCSGNSVEKTSNDRRTNAKRKKCRDAEESEGQSEDVEEESAGVKKAAPVRGGSGSKRSRAAEVHNLSERRRRDRINEKMRALQELIPNCNKVDKASMLDEAIEYLKTLQLQVQIMSMGAGMYMPPMMLPTGMQQFHAAHLPHFSPMGVGMGMGMGMGFGMNMLDMNGGPRGCSMIPMSTMQGAHFPSPHMSAAASFQGVAGGNLPVFGQPSQGFPMSAAGAQLAPMSGQIPIKSASGMIGLKMGVNVEVSKSVPAPTMDSKNLMKTGNLQEMQNADARISLNTQSSQFHTPNEEFDQSALVRKTDQGPDGGRTDVGGSTDDNSTRKNDTLPSRDAMNLHLYLQVVIDSNN